A part of Candidatus Zixiibacteriota bacterium genomic DNA contains:
- a CDS encoding class I SAM-dependent methyltransferase: MCNSIGCNPGRFDNIKAEAFAYKMMSTLNSAAVAFMVSIGHRTRLFDIMATLEPSTSEQIAHGAGLNERYVREWLGAMVSGRIVAYDPESRTYCLPAEHAAFLTREASPNNIAVTAQYFAVLGSVEDKVVECFQTGGGVPYSAYPRFHEVMAEESAQTTVSGLFDAILPLVPGLDDRLHSGIDVLDIGCGRGKALIAMAQRYPNSRFTGYDLSTEAIASAVEQTEQLGLTNLKFAPVDLTHWSEESAFDLVTAFDAIHDQSRPDIVLDNINRALRDDGVFLMQDIAASSNVENNIENPLGAFIYTISCMHCMTVSLAQGGLGLGAAWGEELARSMLAESGFEHVTTSRLEHDIQNTYFVARKRQEKATRAA; the protein is encoded by the coding sequence ATGTGTAACTCTATTGGCTGTAATCCGGGACGCTTTGACAACATCAAAGCCGAGGCCTTCGCCTACAAAATGATGAGCACGCTCAACAGCGCCGCCGTCGCATTCATGGTGTCGATCGGGCATCGCACACGTCTGTTCGACATCATGGCGACACTGGAACCCTCGACCAGCGAGCAGATCGCGCACGGGGCCGGTCTCAACGAGCGCTATGTGCGCGAGTGGCTCGGCGCGATGGTGTCCGGACGTATTGTCGCCTATGACCCCGAGTCCCGCACGTACTGCCTGCCGGCCGAACATGCCGCCTTCCTCACACGCGAGGCGTCGCCGAATAATATCGCGGTCACGGCGCAATACTTCGCGGTTCTTGGATCAGTAGAAGACAAAGTGGTCGAATGCTTTCAGACGGGCGGTGGCGTACCCTACTCCGCGTATCCTCGATTCCATGAAGTGATGGCCGAGGAAAGCGCACAGACCACTGTGTCGGGGCTTTTTGACGCCATTCTCCCGCTCGTACCCGGCCTGGACGACCGCCTGCATAGCGGGATCGACGTGCTCGATATCGGCTGCGGCCGCGGAAAGGCGTTGATCGCAATGGCGCAGCGGTACCCCAACAGCCGGTTCACGGGCTACGACCTGTCGACCGAGGCAATCGCCTCGGCGGTGGAACAGACTGAGCAGCTCGGGCTGACCAACCTGAAGTTCGCTCCGGTTGATCTCACGCATTGGTCCGAGGAATCCGCATTTGATCTGGTGACTGCGTTTGATGCGATTCACGACCAGAGCCGACCGGACATCGTGCTGGACAACATCAACCGTGCGCTTCGCGATGACGGTGTCTTCCTGATGCAGGATATCGCGGCCTCAAGCAATGTCGAAAACAATATCGAGAACCCCCTGGGCGCCTTCATCTACACCATCTCATGCATGCACTGCATGACCGTGTCGCTGGCTCAGGGCGGACTCGGTCTCGGCGCCGCCTGGGGCGAAGAGCTGGCGCGCTCCATGCTCGCCGAGAGTGGTTTCGAACACGTGACCACCAGCCGCCTCGAGCACGATATCCAGAACACCTATTTCGTCGCGCGCAAGCGGCAGGAGAAAGCAACCAGGGCCGCCTGA
- a CDS encoding sigma 54-interacting transcriptional regulator, translating to MTNDTSYDPLPGDDEIALRRILEGTASTTGTPFFRALVENLAGAVNTDGAWVTEYEADTRRLRALAFWMVDGFVEDYAYDIEGTPCEPVIENARLVHYPDNIVHLFPGDNDLPRFNAVSYMGVPLKDLDGRILGHLAVMDSKPMPRQPRGLALFQIFAARAAAELQRLRAEADVRARETKLERLIDSALDAIVELDHDLSVLRFNPAAEKLFARPGPESQGLSFSECLHDESYTRLRELVRELNARPEGSRYLWVPGGFRAVRATQEEFPAEASLSRYDAQERTFYTLIIRNVNDRIEAERRIQTLTVQTEYLRDEIRALHGFDDIIGESRPMLRLIDDLNQVAATQATVLILGETGTGKEVVARAIHAASRRRDKPLIKVNCAAIPATLIESEFFGHEQGAFTGATKRREGRFALADGGTIFLDEVGELPLDLQSKLLRVLQEGEFEPVGSSQTRRVDVRVIAATNRDLQQQMRYGLFREDLFYRLNVFPLHVPPLRERGRDVVMLAESFTSSVARRIGRDIISLTPECMRRLCAYDWPGNVRELQNVIERAVITSRDGHLNLDRALPDVSRPPAPVPLPGGNGSHDRIRTMAELHELERENIERALDQTDWRVSGRNGAAALLGMKAFTLSSRIKALGIKRPL from the coding sequence ATGACGAATGACACATCATACGATCCGCTGCCGGGCGACGATGAAATTGCGTTGCGGCGAATTCTCGAAGGCACGGCGTCAACCACCGGCACACCGTTCTTCCGTGCTCTGGTCGAAAACCTGGCCGGGGCGGTCAACACCGACGGGGCGTGGGTCACGGAGTATGAAGCGGACACCCGCCGTCTCAGAGCATTAGCCTTCTGGATGGTCGACGGCTTTGTCGAAGACTACGCCTACGATATCGAGGGAACGCCGTGCGAACCGGTGATCGAAAACGCCCGGCTGGTTCACTATCCCGACAACATCGTTCATCTCTTTCCGGGCGATAACGACCTGCCACGGTTTAATGCCGTAAGCTACATGGGCGTGCCGCTCAAGGATCTCGACGGCCGTATCCTCGGCCATCTCGCGGTCATGGATTCCAAACCCATGCCCCGGCAGCCGCGCGGCCTCGCGCTGTTTCAGATCTTCGCGGCGCGGGCCGCGGCGGAGTTGCAGCGCCTGCGGGCCGAGGCCGATGTTCGCGCGCGCGAAACCAAGCTGGAACGGCTCATCGACAGCGCCCTCGACGCCATCGTCGAACTGGACCACGATCTCAGCGTGCTCCGTTTCAATCCCGCGGCCGAGAAGTTGTTCGCTCGTCCCGGACCCGAAAGTCAGGGACTGTCGTTCTCCGAGTGCCTCCATGACGAAAGCTATACCCGCCTGCGCGAACTGGTCCGGGAACTGAATGCGCGGCCTGAAGGCAGCCGGTATCTCTGGGTTCCGGGCGGATTCCGGGCGGTCCGGGCCACCCAGGAGGAATTCCCCGCGGAAGCCTCCTTGTCGCGCTACGACGCGCAGGAACGGACCTTCTACACCCTCATCATCCGAAACGTCAATGACCGCATCGAAGCCGAACGTCGGATTCAGACGCTCACCGTCCAGACGGAGTATCTTCGCGACGAGATCCGTGCGCTGCACGGATTCGACGATATCATCGGCGAAAGCCGTCCCATGCTCCGCTTGATCGACGATCTGAACCAGGTGGCCGCCACCCAGGCTACCGTGCTGATTCTCGGAGAAACGGGAACCGGCAAGGAAGTGGTCGCGCGGGCCATTCATGCGGCGAGCAGGCGCAGGGACAAGCCGCTCATCAAAGTCAACTGCGCGGCCATTCCCGCCACGCTGATCGAGAGCGAATTCTTCGGACACGAACAGGGAGCGTTTACCGGCGCCACGAAGCGCCGCGAGGGTCGGTTTGCTCTGGCCGATGGCGGCACGATATTCCTCGATGAGGTGGGGGAATTGCCGCTGGACTTGCAGAGCAAGCTGCTGCGCGTACTGCAGGAAGGAGAGTTCGAGCCGGTCGGAAGCTCGCAGACACGGCGAGTCGACGTGCGCGTTATCGCCGCCACCAACCGCGACCTGCAGCAACAAATGCGCTACGGGTTGTTTCGCGAAGATCTTTTCTACCGCCTGAACGTCTTTCCCCTCCACGTGCCGCCGCTGCGCGAACGCGGGCGTGACGTCGTCATGCTGGCCGAGTCCTTCACATCGAGTGTCGCCCGACGTATCGGCCGCGACATCATCAGCCTTACTCCCGAGTGCATGCGGCGGCTGTGCGCCTACGACTGGCCGGGCAATGTGCGTGAGCTCCAAAATGTCATCGAACGCGCCGTGATTACATCCCGCGACGGACACCTCAACCTCGACCGTGCCCTTCCCGATGTGTCCCGTCCCCCTGCGCCTGTGCCGCTCCCGGGCGGCAACGGCAGCCACGACCGCATCCGCACCATGGCCGAGTTGCACGAACTCGAGCGGGAAAACATCGAACGCGCCCTCGACCAAACCGACTGGCGCGTCTCCGGCCGCAACGGCGCGGCAGCGCTCCTCGGCATGAAAGCATTCACGCTCAGCTCGCGCATCAAGGCGCTTGGCATCAAGCGACCGCTCTAA
- a CDS encoding OsmC family protein yields MSTQNTTTPTTLNGINVTQVVATMNEIKDKPMLARFTFRSDNTWLSGGHNRSSIKGFYGYCKEDTSRADSFEMDNDEPPVLFGENRGANPVEYILHGLAGCLTTTLVCYASAMGVEIDEITSHYEGDIDIRGLLGLSDEVRNGYDNIRVTFSIKSDAPREKIEELIGLAQAHSPVFDLVSHGTTVSVRLADR; encoded by the coding sequence ATGAGCACCCAGAACACGACGACGCCGACCACCCTCAACGGCATCAATGTCACACAGGTGGTCGCGACCATGAATGAAATCAAGGACAAGCCGATGCTGGCCCGGTTCACCTTCCGCTCCGACAACACCTGGCTGTCCGGCGGTCACAACCGGTCGTCCATCAAGGGCTTTTACGGCTACTGCAAAGAGGATACGTCGCGCGCCGACTCCTTCGAGATGGACAACGATGAGCCGCCGGTCCTGTTCGGGGAAAACCGCGGCGCCAACCCCGTCGAGTACATCCTGCACGGCCTCGCCGGCTGTTTGACGACCACGCTGGTGTGCTACGCGTCGGCCATGGGAGTCGAAATCGACGAAATCACGTCGCACTACGAAGGTGACATCGACATCCGTGGACTGCTCGGCCTGAGCGACGAAGTCCGTAATGGCTACGACAACATCCGCGTAACCTTCTCGATCAAGTCCGACGCACCGCGTGAAAAGATCGAGGAGTTGATCGGGCTCGCGCAGGCGCACTCGCCGGTCTTTGACCTGGTATCACACGGCACGACCGTTTCCGTGCGGTTGGCCGACCGATAG
- a CDS encoding sigma 54-interacting transcriptional regulator has protein sequence MKGTPDSDRFFKVILSSIADGVFTVDSDRKITSFNPAAERITGVPASQAIGRQCFDVFHADCCEEGCLLENTLRTGREAIDQPVNITNASGERIPISISTAVLRDDDGNVLGAVETFRDLSTIEHLRKELARNYTFEDIISKSPLIHKLFAILPDVAESDSTVLIQGPSGSGKELFARAIHNLSARKDHHYVVINCGTLPPQLFESELFGYVKGAFTDAKKDKAGKLTAADGGTVFFDEIGELPMSTQVKLLRLLQQREYEPLGSTEPIRADIRVVAATNRDLRSLVASGKFRDDLYFRLAVVRFDLPPLVNRREDIPYLVDHFIKKNNARRGKNIVSVSPDVMSTLLRHDFLGNIRELENVIECAFVVCRGSIIQREHLPAELQERVAVSAGPAVPDGDPVRDAVDEQSRITHALTASGGNRAEAARMLGIDRTTLWRKMKRYGIDPNRLPFNV, from the coding sequence GTGAAGGGAACTCCGGACAGCGACCGTTTTTTCAAGGTGATTCTCAGCTCGATCGCCGATGGAGTCTTCACTGTCGACAGCGACCGAAAAATCACCAGCTTCAACCCCGCTGCGGAGCGGATCACCGGTGTACCGGCCTCGCAGGCGATCGGGCGGCAGTGCTTCGACGTCTTCCATGCGGACTGCTGTGAAGAGGGCTGTCTTCTGGAGAATACCCTTCGCACCGGGCGGGAGGCTATCGATCAGCCGGTCAACATCACCAACGCTTCCGGCGAACGTATTCCCATCAGTATCTCCACCGCTGTCCTTCGCGACGACGACGGCAACGTGCTCGGCGCGGTTGAAACGTTCCGCGATCTTTCCACGATTGAACACCTCCGCAAGGAACTCGCCCGAAACTACACGTTCGAGGATATCATCTCGAAAAGCCCGCTGATCCATAAGCTGTTTGCGATACTGCCGGATGTCGCCGAAAGCGACTCGACCGTGCTGATCCAGGGCCCGTCGGGCTCCGGTAAGGAACTCTTTGCCCGCGCCATTCACAATCTCAGCGCCCGCAAGGACCACCACTATGTCGTCATCAACTGTGGCACCCTTCCGCCGCAGTTGTTTGAATCCGAGTTGTTCGGCTATGTCAAAGGAGCCTTCACCGACGCCAAAAAAGACAAAGCGGGCAAGCTGACCGCCGCCGACGGCGGCACGGTGTTTTTCGATGAGATCGGCGAGCTCCCCATGTCCACGCAGGTAAAACTGCTCCGCCTCCTGCAGCAGCGCGAGTACGAACCGCTCGGGTCGACCGAACCCATCCGTGCCGACATTCGCGTGGTCGCCGCCACCAACCGCGACCTCCGCTCCCTGGTCGCCTCGGGCAAGTTCCGCGACGATCTCTATTTCCGGCTCGCAGTCGTACGGTTTGATCTGCCCCCGCTCGTCAACCGGCGCGAAGATATCCCGTACCTCGTCGACCACTTCATCAAGAAAAACAACGCCCGGCGCGGCAAAAACATCGTCAGCGTCAGCCCCGATGTCATGAGTACCTTGTTGCGCCACGACTTTCTCGGCAACATTCGGGAACTCGAAAACGTCATCGAGTGCGCGTTTGTGGTATGTCGCGGCAGCATTATCCAGAGAGAGCATCTTCCCGCCGAATTGCAGGAACGGGTCGCGGTGTCGGCGGGCCCTGCCGTACCGGACGGTGATCCGGTACGCGACGCCGTGGACGAACAGAGCCGCATCACGCACGCGCTGACCGCCAGCGGAGGAAACCGGGCCGAGGCGGCTCGCATGCTCGGAATCGATCGCACCACGCTCTGGCGTAAAATGAAACGCTACGGCATCGATCCCAACCGCCTGCCCTTTAACGTATAG
- a CDS encoding methyltransferase domain-containing protein, with the protein MTWDPTTYLAHATLRERPTAELLARIPLETAERIYDLGCGTGNSTALLRTRWPEARITGVDSSETMLTRARQSGLNADWQLADLSSFVPPDRPRLVFSNAAYHWIDDHRTVFTRLADCLTEGGVLAIQMPANFDAPSHTLLREVASDGPWAEDVADIRPANPIHPAADYYDILSGHCRTVDIWYTEYLQVMTGDNPVLGWVKGTALVPYLDRLQADVRERFLAAYASRLRRAYPPGTDGTTLFPFRRLFVVAQRH; encoded by the coding sequence ATGACGTGGGATCCGACCACCTACCTGGCTCACGCCACCCTGCGCGAGCGGCCGACAGCCGAACTCCTCGCCCGCATTCCGCTGGAGACGGCCGAACGAATCTACGACCTTGGCTGCGGCACCGGTAATTCGACCGCGCTTCTTAGGACCCGCTGGCCCGAGGCGCGGATCACCGGCGTTGACAGCAGCGAGACAATGCTCACGCGCGCACGCCAGAGCGGTCTCAATGCGGACTGGCAATTGGCTGACCTGAGTTCCTTCGTTCCACCCGACCGTCCCCGACTCGTCTTCTCGAATGCCGCGTATCATTGGATCGACGATCACCGGACGGTCTTCACGCGACTGGCCGACTGCCTGACCGAAGGCGGGGTTCTCGCGATACAGATGCCGGCGAATTTCGACGCTCCGTCTCACACCTTGCTGAGGGAGGTCGCATCCGACGGCCCGTGGGCCGAAGACGTGGCCGATATCAGGCCTGCAAACCCGATACACCCGGCCGCCGACTATTACGATATTCTCTCCGGCCATTGCAGGACTGTCGATATCTGGTACACGGAGTATCTGCAGGTAATGACCGGAGACAATCCGGTGCTCGGCTGGGTGAAAGGAACCGCTCTGGTTCCGTATCTGGATCGACTGCAGGCGGACGTCCGCGAGCGGTTCCTCGCCGCGTACGCGTCCCGGCTGCGCAGAGCATACCCGCCCGGGACAGACGGCACCACACTGTTCCCGTTCCGCCGGCTCTTTGTTGTTGCTCAGCGTCACTGA
- a CDS encoding NifB/NifX family molybdenum-iron cluster-binding protein, with amino-acid sequence MNVAIPKFGETVAPCFEVARVFLVCRLDNRTPIDRRLLECGGCEGFGRVKLLRDKKIDVVICGGIKGFYRDLLQAAGVVVIDNVTGDASEALDQFICGRLKPREIESEPVSFDARIPLEDLICWTRELFTAHGYSVTTGADTAAFPIDLIAEISCPTCGKAIRVAICCGAHTYRPDQEIQQLHLAAARDFNAHVYVASSSPQVRRLCDEYGIELIDPDAHFAACDHPVTNAIPILQMKIAGHEAASPDNR; translated from the coding sequence ATGAATGTTGCAATCCCCAAGTTTGGTGAAACAGTAGCCCCCTGCTTCGAAGTCGCCCGGGTCTTCTTGGTCTGCCGCCTCGACAACCGCACACCTATCGACCGCCGACTGCTCGAATGTGGCGGCTGCGAAGGGTTTGGCCGGGTAAAGCTGCTCCGCGACAAAAAGATCGATGTGGTTATTTGCGGCGGCATAAAGGGGTTTTATCGCGATCTGCTGCAGGCGGCGGGCGTAGTCGTTATCGACAATGTGACCGGCGACGCCTCCGAAGCGCTCGACCAGTTTATCTGCGGACGCCTCAAGCCGCGCGAGATCGAATCCGAACCCGTCTCGTTCGATGCGCGCATACCGCTCGAGGACCTCATCTGCTGGACGCGGGAGCTTTTTACGGCGCACGGGTATTCGGTCACGACGGGCGCCGATACGGCCGCCTTTCCGATCGATCTCATTGCGGAGATTTCCTGCCCAACCTGCGGCAAGGCCATCCGTGTCGCCATTTGCTGCGGTGCGCACACGTATCGCCCGGATCAGGAGATCCAGCAGCTGCATCTGGCCGCCGCACGCGACTTCAATGCGCACGTTTACGTGGCCTCGTCATCGCCGCAGGTAAGACGCCTGTGCGACGAGTACGGAATTGAACTGATCGATCCCGACGCACACTTCGCCGCCTGCGACCACCCGGTCACCAACGCAATTCCCATCCTGCAGATGAAGATCGCGGGCCACGAAGCGGCCTCGCCGGACAACAGATGA
- a CDS encoding (Fe-S)-binding protein gives MKTTPVNDEQRAKAFAPTKKPDVVQRQKLAVRYHVEDFNVDDRPRRFLEAFAAILRHSNYQFALDHFIRMSAKCSRCATQCQVYLATGDTDDIPCKRSELLLSVYRRHFTLAGSLRGRLLGTGHLTDEKIQEMAESFWNCTACRRCSMECPAGIDHALITHLGRYILSEIGIAPRALVVSTREQLEGKTGNTSAVPVPALLDTLEFLEEDMKEELHVDIKFPVDIKNAEYVFFPAVSDFLMEAETLMGIAAVFTATGDSWTTGTGYFDGINYGLFYSDRILERVVTKIDVETRRLNGKKVLIGECGHASRSAKYFLPAHCGGKDALPVINIMEYTYGAWKAGKLKLRPNAITDRVTYHDPCNISRQKWILEQPRELLKAICADYVEMTPNREDNICCGGGGGTVSIDEIRPYRTAVGGLAKANQIRATGARYIVAPCANCKKQLRELVEDQGIDAEVVGLHDLLYKAIIFDPAMIVEPETEEDAVEEVKPDATGSADK, from the coding sequence ATGAAGACTACGCCGGTTAATGACGAGCAGCGGGCAAAGGCATTTGCGCCGACCAAAAAGCCGGATGTCGTCCAACGCCAGAAACTGGCTGTTCGATACCACGTCGAAGATTTCAATGTCGACGATCGTCCGCGACGTTTCCTCGAAGCGTTTGCGGCGATCCTTCGTCATTCAAACTACCAGTTCGCGCTGGACCATTTCATTCGCATGAGCGCCAAGTGCTCGCGCTGCGCAACCCAGTGCCAGGTGTACCTTGCCACCGGGGACACCGATGACATCCCGTGCAAGCGGTCCGAACTGCTGCTGTCGGTGTATCGACGGCACTTCACGCTGGCCGGCTCGCTGCGCGGCCGCCTCTTGGGGACCGGGCATCTCACCGACGAAAAAATCCAGGAAATGGCGGAATCCTTCTGGAATTGCACGGCCTGCCGCCGTTGCAGCATGGAGTGCCCGGCCGGCATCGATCACGCCCTCATCACGCACCTCGGTCGGTATATTCTCAGCGAGATCGGTATCGCACCCCGCGCGCTGGTCGTTTCCACCCGCGAGCAACTGGAAGGCAAGACCGGCAACACGTCGGCCGTACCGGTCCCGGCGCTTCTGGATACACTGGAGTTCCTCGAAGAGGACATGAAGGAAGAATTGCATGTCGACATCAAATTCCCCGTCGACATCAAAAACGCGGAATACGTGTTCTTCCCGGCCGTGAGCGATTTCCTCATGGAAGCGGAAACGCTCATGGGCATCGCCGCCGTATTCACCGCCACCGGCGACTCCTGGACCACCGGCACGGGCTATTTCGACGGCATCAACTACGGGCTGTTTTACAGCGACCGCATCCTCGAGCGGGTAGTCACGAAGATCGACGTGGAAACACGACGGCTGAACGGCAAGAAGGTGCTGATCGGCGAGTGCGGACACGCCTCGCGGTCGGCCAAGTACTTTCTCCCCGCGCATTGCGGCGGCAAGGACGCGCTCCCCGTCATCAACATCATGGAATACACCTATGGCGCGTGGAAAGCCGGCAAGCTCAAGTTGCGACCAAACGCGATCACGGACCGCGTCACCTATCACGACCCGTGTAACATCTCGCGACAGAAATGGATTCTGGAGCAGCCCCGCGAGCTGCTAAAAGCAATCTGCGCGGACTATGTCGAGATGACCCCCAACCGCGAGGACAACATTTGCTGCGGGGGCGGGGGCGGAACGGTGTCGATCGACGAGATTCGGCCCTATCGCACCGCAGTCGGCGGCCTGGCCAAGGCCAACCAGATCCGCGCCACGGGCGCCAGGTATATAGTCGCCCCCTGCGCCAACTGCAAAAAGCAGCTGCGTGAACTGGTCGAAGACCAGGGCATCGATGCCGAAGTCGTGGGTCTGCACGACCTGCTGTACAAGGCGATCATCTTCGATCCCGCGATGATCGTTGAACCGGAAACGGAAGAAGACGCTGTCGAAGAAGTGAAGCCTGATGCCACCGGCAGCGCTGACAAGTAG
- a CDS encoding 4Fe-4S dicluster domain-containing protein yields the protein MSVAILTDVTRCIGCLECVAACKKQNGLGLDVPRSWQNNDGLSAQNWTSILQKPGPHYIRKQCRHCLKPACASACPVGALHTTPEGAVVYDNDKCLGCRYCMMACPFGIPRYDWDQQVPYVRKCVLCYDNLKKGEPPACTKACPKEATIFGSRTDLVKEARRRIAENPGKYIDHIWGEHEVGGTSVLYISDINLDFLSYQSELTTPLPKTTSLAMKAVPFAFVGMGGVMLGLNWIIKRRQQLKGDSTAEEGHR from the coding sequence ATGAGTGTCGCCATTCTGACTGACGTCACCCGCTGTATCGGCTGTCTCGAGTGCGTGGCTGCCTGCAAGAAGCAGAACGGACTGGGGCTCGACGTGCCGCGTAGCTGGCAGAACAACGACGGGTTGTCGGCCCAGAACTGGACCTCCATCCTGCAGAAGCCGGGCCCGCACTACATCCGCAAGCAGTGCCGTCACTGCCTGAAGCCCGCCTGCGCCAGCGCGTGCCCGGTCGGTGCCCTGCACACGACCCCCGAGGGCGCTGTCGTCTACGATAACGACAAATGCCTGGGGTGTCGCTATTGCATGATGGCCTGCCCGTTCGGGATCCCGCGGTACGACTGGGACCAGCAGGTCCCCTACGTCCGCAAGTGTGTATTGTGCTACGATAACCTGAAAAAAGGCGAGCCGCCTGCCTGCACGAAAGCCTGTCCGAAAGAGGCTACGATATTCGGCTCCCGCACGGACCTGGTCAAAGAGGCGCGCCGCCGAATTGCCGAAAACCCCGGAAAGTATATCGATCACATCTGGGGCGAGCATGAGGTCGGAGGCACGTCGGTGCTCTACATATCCGACATCAATCTCGATTTCCTCAGCTACCAGTCGGAGTTGACGACGCCACTGCCCAAGACGACCAGTCTCGCGATGAAAGCCGTCCCGTTCGCGTTTGTCGGCATGGGCGGCGTCATGCTGGGATTGAACTGGATCATCAAGCGTCGCCAGCAGCTCAAAGGCGACAGCACTGCAGAGGAGGGACATCGATGA
- the hybB gene encoding Ni/Fe-hydrogenase cytochrome b subunit yields the protein MNRVHVVKAILWALVGLSLAVAINRFAFGLGATTNLTDATPWGLWIGFDVMAGVALAAGGFVITAIFYVMRRKEFHPMVRPAVLTAFLGYVAVVFSLMVDLGLPWNIWHMIIFWNPHSPLFEVGWCVMLYTSVLLLEFSPVPLESSSRYAKIRDFLMKFRFPLVLLGIMLSTLHQSSLGSLFLIMPFKLHPLWYTPLLPILFFISAVGLGLMMVSLENLVSSWIYKRPPETHLVAKLGKAAVWVLSIFLIVRFVDLAITGKLALMVEGTWEGFLFIAEILIMAVIPILLFAVPKTRNSLAGQWTGSFLVVFGAIFNRVNVGGLTMLSTSGDSYFPSWMELSISLGIVSFMVLVFLFAIEKFNIWENRPTEEESDPHASPHFSRAGEVWLGAPAVAGRTRYSFAFVVALAIGFALIPGKKIRSGGVADVPTVAARGGDTLFVDGNRDGYGVAFKHQFHEDTLGREQSCVLCHHMNMPQDKNSGCFHCHRQMYVAADAFRHEWHGSPSGANVACSECHADNMNRTATSAKTCESCHTDLVVPGATVTVEQYLAPAYTDAMHAMCIGCHREVAAEKPEKEAIVLCANCHSSAGPEYLRADVLERLKRTEFNHVVLPGLSLEQVE from the coding sequence ATGAACCGCGTTCATGTCGTGAAAGCCATCCTCTGGGCGCTGGTCGGCCTGTCGCTCGCCGTGGCCATCAACCGCTTTGCGTTTGGACTCGGCGCCACGACTAATCTCACCGACGCTACCCCGTGGGGTCTGTGGATCGGATTCGACGTCATGGCCGGCGTGGCCCTGGCGGCCGGCGGCTTCGTGATCACCGCCATCTTCTATGTGATGCGGCGTAAGGAGTTTCATCCGATGGTCCGGCCGGCGGTCCTGACCGCGTTTCTGGGCTATGTCGCGGTCGTCTTCTCTCTCATGGTCGACCTCGGTCTGCCCTGGAACATCTGGCATATGATCATCTTCTGGAACCCCCATTCACCGCTGTTCGAAGTCGGCTGGTGCGTGATGCTCTACACATCCGTGCTCCTTCTCGAGTTCAGCCCCGTGCCGCTGGAGTCATCGAGCCGCTATGCGAAGATCCGCGACTTCCTCATGAAATTCCGGTTTCCGCTCGTGCTCCTGGGCATCATGCTGTCCACGCTTCACCAGTCGTCGCTCGGGTCGCTGTTTCTGATCATGCCGTTCAAGCTGCACCCGCTGTGGTACACGCCCCTGCTGCCGATTCTCTTCTTCATCTCCGCAGTCGGTCTCGGCTTGATGATGGTGTCGTTGGAGAATCTGGTCTCCTCATGGATATACAAACGCCCGCCTGAAACGCATCTGGTCGCCAAACTCGGCAAAGCGGCCGTGTGGGTGTTGAGTATCTTCCTGATCGTGCGGTTCGTCGATCTGGCGATCACCGGCAAACTCGCATTGATGGTCGAAGGAACCTGGGAAGGCTTCCTATTCATCGCCGAGATCCTGATTATGGCGGTGATCCCGATATTGTTGTTCGCGGTCCCGAAAACGCGCAATTCGCTCGCCGGACAATGGACCGGCTCCTTCCTCGTGGTGTTCGGTGCGATTTTCAACCGCGTCAACGTCGGCGGCCTGACCATGCTCTCGACCTCCGGCGACAGCTACTTCCCCTCCTGGATGGAGCTCTCTATCAGCCTCGGCATCGTTTCCTTTATGGTTCTGGTGTTCCTGTTTGCCATCGAGAAGTTCAATATCTGGGAAAACCGACCGACGGAAGAGGAGTCGGATCCACACGCGTCGCCGCACTTCAGCCGGGCCGGTGAAGTATGGCTCGGCGCACCGGCTGTCGCGGGACGGACCCGGTATTCCTTTGCCTTTGTGGTCGCGCTTGCAATTGGCTTCGCGCTCATCCCGGGCAAGAAGATCAGGAGCGGCGGGGTCGCCGATGTTCCGACCGTGGCCGCGCGTGGCGGCGATACGCTCTTTGTCGACGGCAATCGCGACGGGTACGGCGTCGCGTTCAAGCACCAGTTCCATGAGGACACGCTCGGCCGGGAACAGTCATGTGTGCTCTGCCATCACATGAATATGCCGCAGGACAAAAACAGCGGCTGCTTCCACTGCCACCGCCAGATGTATGTCGCGGCGGACGCGTTCCGCCACGAATGGCACGGCTCACCGTCGGGCGCCAATGTCGCCTGCAGCGAGTGTCACGCCGACAACATGAATCGCACCGCAACATCCGCAAAGACATGTGAGTCCTGTCACACCGACCTGGTCGTGCCCGGCGCAACCGTAACCGTCGAGCAGTACCTCGCACCGGCCTATACCGATGCCATGCACGCGATGTGTATCGGCTGCCACCGCGAAGTCGCTGCCGAAAAACCCGAGAAAGAGGCGATCGTGCTCTGTGCGAACTGCCACTCGAGCGCCGGACCGGAGTATCTGCGGGCCGACGTTCTCGAGCGCCTCAAACGGACCGAATTCAACCATGTCGTCCTGCCCGGGCTCAGCCTGGAGCAGGTGGAGTAG